The Pseudomonadota bacterium genome has a window encoding:
- the pabB gene encoding aminodeoxychorismate synthase component I: MANRPAHYRKDHAPFVLLDDASGAQAARLYRQPVEEIAVWQAQDVIPALKRLEEATQNGLHAAGYLGYEAGLALEPRLAQRPRANASADAAPLMWFGLFENYQSLPPDTVDSWLAGQQTASRGEKIRSGAFAMADDAEDYASAFQALQQAIRDGDIYQANLTGRASAHFAGDPIALYHCLRRPAAARYAALVHHDDNWFLSLSPELFFTCHQGRLTARPMKGTLPACPDRPDDAAKALAHFAADSKNRAENLMIVDLLRNDLSRIARPGSVTVPDLFHVEHYPTVHQMVSTVRAELTEEAGISDILQAIYPCGSITGAPKIRAMELIDAIEPEPRGIYCGAIGRIDATTPGNGPCAAFNVAIRTLHFSPHRQKVMLGLGSGIVADSDEAQERRECLDKGAFAMNAARTVDLIETMALDPRTGIARLEAHLARMKASAEQMAYAFDRHATRNTIQAACFHLDQPSRIRLMVSRHGNIAIDIAPLEPLGDDDAPLKAIVQPLPVHPDDPRLKHKTTDRAFYDDSRKTAQRTHDVDEILFTDPNGFLTEGSFTHVFAERNGQLLTPPLSRGLLPGILRAELLTSGKACEGDVTLDDLADGFFVGNSVRGLLPARLAQ, translated from the coding sequence ATGGCCAATCGCCCCGCCCACTACCGCAAGGACCATGCCCCCTTCGTGCTGCTTGATGATGCATCGGGTGCGCAGGCAGCCCGCCTCTATCGGCAACCAGTGGAAGAAATTGCCGTCTGGCAGGCGCAGGATGTCATTCCCGCATTGAAGCGGCTGGAAGAAGCGACGCAGAACGGTCTGCATGCCGCAGGCTATCTGGGCTATGAGGCCGGGCTGGCGCTTGAGCCCAGGCTGGCGCAACGGCCACGTGCCAATGCCTCGGCTGATGCGGCGCCGCTGATGTGGTTCGGGCTGTTCGAGAATTATCAGTCGCTGCCACCCGATACGGTCGACAGCTGGCTTGCCGGACAGCAGACCGCCAGCCGGGGCGAGAAAATCCGCAGTGGTGCCTTTGCCATGGCCGATGACGCAGAGGATTATGCTTCGGCATTTCAGGCATTGCAGCAGGCGATCAGGGATGGCGACATCTATCAAGCCAATCTGACCGGTCGCGCCAGCGCCCATTTTGCCGGTGATCCGATAGCGCTTTATCACTGCCTGCGTCGGCCGGCCGCAGCCCGTTATGCGGCGCTGGTGCATCATGATGATAACTGGTTTCTGAGCCTCTCGCCCGAGCTGTTTTTCACCTGCCATCAGGGGCGTCTTACCGCCCGGCCGATGAAGGGCACGCTGCCCGCCTGTCCCGACAGACCCGACGATGCGGCAAAGGCGCTGGCGCATTTCGCGGCCGACAGCAAGAACCGCGCGGAAAATCTGATGATCGTCGATCTGCTGCGCAACGATCTGTCTCGCATTGCCAGACCGGGAAGCGTCACCGTGCCCGACCTGTTCCATGTCGAGCACTATCCGACGGTGCATCAGATGGTATCGACAGTGCGTGCAGAACTGACCGAAGAGGCAGGGATCAGCGATATCCTGCAGGCTATCTATCCCTGTGGCTCGATCACCGGTGCCCCGAAGATTCGCGCGATGGAGCTGATTGATGCCATCGAGCCGGAGCCGCGCGGCATCTATTGCGGAGCGATTGGCCGGATCGACGCGACAACACCGGGCAATGGCCCCTGTGCCGCCTTCAACGTCGCGATTCGCACCTTGCATTTTTCGCCGCATCGGCAAAAAGTGATGCTGGGCTTGGGGTCAGGAATAGTCGCTGACTCCGACGAGGCGCAGGAACGCCGGGAATGTCTGGACAAGGGGGCTTTTGCGATGAATGCAGCGCGCACGGTCGACCTGATCGAGACCATGGCGCTCGACCCCAGAACCGGGATTGCCCGGCTCGAGGCGCATCTGGCGCGGATGAAAGCCAGTGCCGAGCAAATGGCCTATGCCTTTGATCGCCATGCCACGCGTAACACCATACAGGCCGCCTGTTTCCATCTCGATCAACCCTCGCGCATTCGGCTGATGGTCAGCCGCCACGGCAATATCGCCATCGATATCGCGCCGCTTGAACCACTGGGCGATGATGATGCCCCGCTAAAGGCAATAGTCCAGCCACTACCGGTGCATCCGGATGATCCCCGGCTGAAACACAAAACCACAGACCGGGCCTTTTACGATGACAGCCGCAAAACGGCGCAGCGCACGCATGATGTTGACGAAATCCTGTTCACCGACCCGAATGGCTTCCTCACCGAGGGCAGTTTCACCCATGTCTTTGCCGAGCGTAACGGACAATTGCTGACACCTCCGCTCAGCCGGGGGCTGTTGCCCGGCATATTGCGTGCCGAATTGCTCACATCCGGCAAGGCTTGCGAGGGCGACGTCACCCTCGATGACCTCGCCGATGGATTTTTTGTCGGCAATTCGGTGCGTGGTCTGCTCCCGGCCCGGCTGGCGCAATGA
- the dxs gene encoding 1-deoxy-D-xylulose-5-phosphate synthase: MTIESNVTPNPTGVLAETPLLDQVTYPEDLRRLKPEQLRQFCDELRSEVISAVSVTGGHLGAGLGVVELTAAIHYVFNTPRDRLVWDVGHQCYPHKIITGRRDRIRTLRKGGGLSGFTKRTESEYDPFGAAHSSTSISAALGFATANKMANQPGKAIAVIGDGAMSAGMAYEAMNNAESAGNRLVVILNDNDMSIAPPVGGLSGYLARLISSSEYLGLRSLASKMTSKISRRVHKGLAKAESHTRGMVTGGTLFEELGFYYVGPIDGHNLDHLIPVLENVRDAEEGPILIHVVTQKGKGYAPAEESADKYHGVAKFDVITGKQDKGKGGGPPAYQNVFGETLARLAESDPKICAITAAMPSGTGVDKFAKAHPDRAFDVGIAEQHGVTFAAGLAAQGMKPFAAIYSTFLQRAYDQVVHDVAIQNLPVRFAIDRAGLVGADGCTHAGSFDITYLATLPNMVVMAPSDEAELVHMTYTAAEYDDGPIAFRYPRGAGTGVPLPKVPEKLEIGKGRIVREGKKVAILSLGARLSEALKAADTLDAKGLSTSVADLRFAKPLDEELITRMLTGHDVCITVEEAAVGGLGAHVLTMASDAGLIDAGLKLRTMRLPDTFQDQDSPDKQYDEAGLNAEHMVETVLKALRHNSAGVEEADIDDACAGAQA, translated from the coding sequence ATGACGATCGAAAGTAATGTGACCCCGAATCCGACTGGCGTTCTTGCCGAAACTCCGCTGCTGGACCAGGTCACCTATCCAGAGGATTTGCGCCGGCTCAAGCCGGAACAGCTGCGCCAGTTCTGCGATGAATTACGCAGCGAGGTCATCTCGGCGGTCTCTGTTACCGGCGGGCATCTCGGTGCCGGACTCGGCGTCGTCGAGCTCACCGCAGCCATCCACTATGTCTTCAACACGCCGCGCGACCGACTGGTCTGGGATGTCGGCCATCAATGTTATCCGCACAAGATCATCACCGGTCGGCGTGACCGTATCCGTACCCTGCGCAAGGGTGGCGGCCTGTCCGGCTTTACCAAGCGCACCGAGAGCGAATATGATCCGTTCGGTGCAGCGCATAGCTCGACCTCTATCAGCGCCGCGCTCGGTTTCGCCACCGCCAACAAAATGGCCAACCAGCCTGGCAAGGCCATTGCCGTGATCGGCGATGGTGCCATGTCCGCCGGCATGGCCTATGAAGCGATGAACAATGCCGAGTCTGCAGGCAATCGCCTGGTGGTTATCCTCAACGACAATGACATGTCGATTGCACCGCCCGTAGGTGGCCTTTCCGGCTATCTGGCCCGGCTGATCTCGAGCAGCGAATATCTGGGCCTGCGCTCGCTCGCCAGCAAGATGACCTCGAAAATCTCGCGCCGGGTTCACAAGGGCCTCGCCAAGGCCGAAAGCCATACGCGCGGCATGGTCACCGGCGGCACCTTGTTCGAGGAGCTCGGCTTTTACTATGTCGGTCCGATTGACGGTCATAATCTCGACCATCTGATCCCGGTGCTCGAAAATGTCCGTGATGCCGAAGAAGGCCCGATCCTGATCCATGTGGTAACGCAAAAGGGCAAGGGCTATGCTCCGGCCGAAGAATCGGCGGACAAATATCATGGCGTTGCCAAATTCGACGTCATCACCGGCAAACAGGACAAGGGCAAAGGTGGTGGACCACCAGCCTATCAGAATGTCTTCGGCGAGACGCTGGCCAGGCTGGCCGAGAGCGACCCGAAAATCTGTGCCATCACTGCCGCCATGCCTTCGGGAACCGGCGTCGACAAATTTGCCAAGGCGCATCCTGATCGCGCCTTTGATGTCGGCATTGCCGAGCAACATGGCGTGACCTTTGCCGCCGGTCTGGCGGCGCAGGGCATGAAGCCATTTGCTGCCATTTATTCGACCTTCCTGCAGCGTGCCTATGACCAGGTGGTGCATGATGTGGCGATCCAGAACCTGCCTGTACGCTTTGCCATTGACCGCGCCGGGCTGGTCGGGGCCGATGGTTGCACCCATGCCGGTTCGTTCGATATCACCTATCTCGCCACCCTGCCCAATATGGTGGTAATGGCCCCGAGCGACGAGGCCGAGCTGGTGCATATGACCTATACTGCGGCCGAATATGATGACGGCCCCATCGCCTTCCGCTACCCGCGCGGTGCTGGTACCGGCGTTCCGCTGCCCAAGGTCCCGGAAAAACTGGAAATCGGCAAGGGTCGCATCGTTCGCGAGGGCAAGAAAGTGGCGATATTGTCGCTCGGCGCGCGCCTCTCCGAAGCGCTTAAGGCCGCCGATACACTCGATGCCAAAGGCCTCTCCACCAGCGTCGCCGATCTGCGCTTTGCCAAGCCGCTCGATGAAGAGCTGATCACCAGGATGCTGACCGGTCACGATGTCTGCATCACCGTGGAAGAAGCAGCCGTTGGCGGTCTCGGTGCGCATGTGCTCACCATGGCTTCGGATGCCGGGCTGATCGATGCCGGGCTCAAGCTGCGCACCATGCGGCTGCCGGACACATTCCAGGACCAGGATTCACCGGACAAGCAATATGATGAGGCCGGACTCAACGCCGAGCATATGGTCGAGACAGTGCTCAAGGCGCTGCGCCATAACAGTGCAGGCGTGGAGGAAGCCGATATCGATGATGCCTGTGCCGGGGCTCAGGCTTGA
- a CDS encoding PaaI family thioesterase, whose product MSDSPVRRRFANNDEAVAYMKKVAVQGSGFSRHLGVEPIRCWQGESELVLTVREDMTQHHGFAHGAIVGLMADNACAWAGASLTGDVVTGGYTINFLNPAIGSHLRAKGQVVKAGRRQLIVRADVWAEADGKEPSHVAAAQATIIPTGQ is encoded by the coding sequence ATGTCCGATTCCCCGGTTCGCCGCCGATTTGCCAATAATGACGAAGCCGTAGCGTATATGAAGAAAGTTGCAGTGCAGGGGTCGGGCTTTTCGCGTCATCTGGGCGTTGAACCGATTCGCTGTTGGCAGGGTGAATCCGAACTGGTGCTGACGGTTCGGGAGGATATGACCCAGCATCACGGCTTCGCGCATGGCGCGATTGTCGGGTTGATGGCGGACAATGCCTGTGCCTGGGCCGGGGCATCGTTGACCGGCGATGTGGTCACCGGTGGCTATACCATCAATTTTCTCAATCCGGCCATTGGCAGCCATTTGCGCGCCAAAGGGCAGGTAGTGAAAGCAGGCAGGCGGCAGTTGATTGTGCGGGCCGACGTCTGGGCCGAAGCGGACGGCAAGGAACCAAGCCATGTTGCCGCAGCGCAGGCGACAATCATACCGACGGGGCAATAG
- a CDS encoding epoxide hydrolase family protein, whose protein sequence is MKTGPVKPFTIAIAQPALDDLIARLFHARLPEAETVEQWEQGIPLDIVRDFLSYWCDYYDWRHCEEELNAHPNFRVKIDGLPIHFMHIRSPHDDARPLLLTHGWPGSVLEFMDVIAPLTQPEDHGGSADQAFHLVIPSLPGYGFSGKPKKPGWDIAKIAEAWDMLMRTLGYDRYFAQGGDWGSVVTLEMARQNRGALAAIHSNMVLAPPDPETVGEPTNAEAAALERLQWYRREDSGYAKIQSTRPQTIGYALTDSPVGQMAWILEKFRNWSDAGDDIATAFGYDRLLDNVSLYWFTRSAASSARLYWESFGGNAMEPITMPMGGTIFPKELFQTSRRWAEKRFSNIIHWSVADHGGHFAAFERPDIFVEELRACFDKAGL, encoded by the coding sequence ATGAAAACAGGCCCCGTCAAACCCTTCACCATCGCCATAGCGCAGCCAGCGCTCGATGATCTGATTGCCCGGCTATTCCATGCCCGCCTGCCCGAAGCCGAAACGGTGGAACAGTGGGAACAGGGCATACCGCTCGACATCGTCCGGGATTTCCTCAGCTATTGGTGCGATTATTATGACTGGCGCCATTGCGAGGAAGAGCTCAACGCGCATCCCAATTTCCGCGTCAAGATTGACGGCCTGCCGATCCATTTCATGCATATCCGCTCGCCGCATGACGACGCGCGGCCATTGCTGCTGACCCATGGCTGGCCCGGTTCGGTGCTGGAGTTCATGGATGTCATCGCGCCGCTGACCCAGCCCGAAGATCATGGCGGCAGCGCCGACCAGGCATTCCATCTCGTGATACCTTCGCTGCCGGGCTATGGCTTTTCGGGCAAGCCGAAAAAGCCCGGCTGGGACATCGCCAAAATTGCCGAAGCCTGGGACATGCTGATGCGCACTCTGGGCTATGACCGCTATTTCGCCCAGGGCGGTGACTGGGGTTCGGTGGTTACACTGGAGATGGCTCGGCAGAATCGCGGCGCGCTGGCGGCAATCCATAGTAATATGGTACTCGCCCCGCCCGACCCGGAAACCGTCGGTGAGCCGACCAATGCCGAAGCGGCAGCACTCGAGCGATTGCAATGGTATCGCCGTGAAGACAGCGGCTATGCCAAGATACAGAGCACCCGGCCGCAGACCATAGGCTATGCCCTGACCGATTCGCCGGTGGGGCAGATGGCGTGGATATTGGAGAAGTTCCGCAACTGGTCCGATGCCGGTGACGATATTGCCACGGCATTCGGCTATGACCGGCTGCTCGACAATGTCTCGCTATACTGGTTCACCCGCAGCGCCGCCTCTTCGGCAAGGCTTTATTGGGAAAGTTTCGGGGGCAATGCGATGGAGCCCATCACCATGCCGATGGGTGGCACCATTTTCCCCAAGGAGCTGTTCCAGACATCACGGCGCTGGGCCGAGAAGCGCTTCAGCAACATCATCCACTGGTCGGTGGCTGATCATGGTGGCCATTTTGCCGCGTTCGAACGGCCCGATATTTTCGTTGAGGAGCTGCGCGCCTGTTTCGACAAGGCCGGTCTCTAG
- a CDS encoding transcriptional repressor, with the protein MTETASETSDHQAAHDHREHHGADLAIAAQRRLEESGERWTEMRATVFAALAAIDKPASAYDIADAVSQRRGKRAAPNSVYRILDLFVETNLARRVESVNAYIANSHPDCLHDCIFMVCDICKSVVHLDDDEVAAHVRGAASDAGFADIRPVIEVRGRCSKCR; encoded by the coding sequence ATGACAGAGACTGCTTCAGAAACAAGCGATCACCAAGCGGCGCATGATCACCGCGAGCATCACGGTGCTGATCTGGCGATAGCGGCGCAACGCAGGCTGGAAGAATCGGGGGAGCGCTGGACCGAGATGCGCGCCACCGTTTTTGCTGCACTCGCGGCCATAGACAAGCCCGCTTCCGCTTATGACATTGCCGATGCGGTGAGCCAGCGCCGCGGCAAACGCGCTGCGCCCAATAGCGTCTATCGCATCCTCGACCTTTTTGTGGAGACCAATCTCGCCCGCCGGGTGGAGAGCGTCAACGCCTATATCGCCAACAGCCATCCCGATTGTCTGCACGACTGCATCTTCATGGTCTGTGATATCTGCAAGTCGGTGGTCCACCTCGATGATGACGAGGTCGCCGCGCATGTGCGTGGTGCGGCGAGCGACGCGGGATTCGCGGATATCCGCCCGGTAATCGAGGTACGCGGTCGCTGCAGCAAGTGCCGTTAG
- the msrA gene encoding peptide-methionine (S)-S-oxide reductase MsrA codes for MARKHSAISPTIRPAKHKALTLALAGGATALLFSATPTLVGAPAVAAEKAYDVPAAKVTAREPKKLQVAIFAGGCFWGVEGVFSHVKGVRSVKSGYHGGKKSTAKYDLVAYGKTRHAEAVRIVYDPTQIRYTDLLRIFFSVTADPTQLNRQGPDRGAHYRNAIVPLSTEQAKAARAYISQLKAARIWSRPIVTKIEKYTGFYAAETYHQDFMFKNPIHPYIVRWDRPKVSNLKAKFPRYYRRNPVRG; via the coding sequence ATGGCACGCAAGCACAGCGCGATTTCGCCCACCATACGCCCCGCAAAACACAAGGCGCTTACCCTGGCCCTGGCCGGTGGCGCTACGGCACTGCTGTTCAGTGCGACACCGACACTTGTCGGTGCCCCGGCAGTAGCGGCCGAAAAGGCCTATGATGTACCGGCGGCAAAGGTGACTGCACGCGAACCCAAAAAGCTGCAGGTAGCGATATTCGCTGGTGGCTGCTTCTGGGGCGTCGAAGGCGTGTTCAGCCATGTCAAAGGCGTGCGCAGCGTCAAATCCGGCTATCACGGCGGCAAGAAATCGACCGCAAAATATGATCTGGTGGCCTATGGCAAGACCCGTCATGCCGAGGCGGTTCGCATCGTCTATGACCCGACCCAGATCCGCTATACTGATTTGCTGCGCATCTTTTTCTCGGTCACTGCCGACCCGACACAGCTCAACCGCCAGGGCCCGGATCGCGGTGCGCATTACCGCAACGCCATCGTGCCGCTAAGCACCGAGCAGGCCAAGGCCGCGCGCGCCTATATCAGCCAGCTCAAAGCCGCCAGAATCTGGTCGAGACCCATCGTCACGAAAATCGAGAAATATACCGGCTTCTACGCCGCCGAAACCTATCATCAGGACTTCATGTTCAAGAACCCGATCCACCCCTATATCGTGCGGTGGGACCGGCCCAAGGTGAGCAATCTGAAGGCCAAGTTTCCGCGCTATTACCGTCGCAACCCGGTGCGCGGCTAG